Proteins found in one Alicyclobacillus cycloheptanicus genomic segment:
- the ychF gene encoding redox-regulated ATPase YchF: MPLQAGIVGLPNVGKSTLFNAITRAGADAANYPFCTIDPNVGVVEVPDHRLQGLANIVHPKRIVPTTFEFVDIAGLVAGASKGEGLGNKFLGHIREVDAIIHVVRCFEDGDVTHVSGSVSPERDMDTIELELVMADLESVQRRLERTKKNLKSGEKKYAVEAEALGKLEEALNEGQPARLVSLTEEEQAAVRDLSLLTAKPLLYVANVSESDLQDSPEDLPLVQAVQRRAERDRAEFVVVSAQVEAEIADLDDEDRAAFLEEIGLRESGLDRLIRSAYHLLGLITYFTAGEPEVRAWTIRRGTKAPQAAAVIHTDFERGFIRAEVVSYEDLVAAGSYAAARESGKLRLEGKDYVMQDGDVVHFRFNV; the protein is encoded by the coding sequence TTGCCGCTCCAAGCTGGCATTGTCGGACTGCCGAACGTAGGAAAATCAACCCTGTTCAATGCCATCACCCGCGCGGGTGCTGATGCGGCGAACTATCCATTTTGCACGATTGACCCGAACGTGGGCGTGGTCGAAGTCCCTGACCACCGGCTGCAGGGCCTGGCCAACATTGTCCACCCGAAGCGGATTGTCCCGACGACCTTCGAGTTTGTGGACATCGCGGGGCTGGTCGCAGGGGCCAGCAAAGGGGAGGGCCTCGGAAACAAGTTCCTCGGCCATATCCGTGAAGTGGACGCCATCATCCACGTGGTGCGCTGCTTTGAAGACGGCGATGTCACGCACGTTTCTGGATCCGTTTCACCGGAGCGTGACATGGACACGATTGAGCTGGAATTGGTGATGGCGGACCTGGAGTCTGTCCAAAGGCGGCTTGAGCGCACGAAAAAGAACCTCAAGTCGGGGGAGAAGAAGTACGCCGTCGAAGCCGAGGCGCTTGGGAAGCTGGAAGAGGCGCTGAACGAAGGACAGCCCGCCCGGCTGGTCTCCCTGACGGAAGAAGAGCAGGCAGCGGTCAGGGACTTATCGTTGTTGACGGCCAAGCCGCTGTTGTACGTGGCCAACGTGTCCGAATCGGACCTTCAGGATTCGCCGGAGGACCTGCCCCTCGTTCAGGCTGTGCAGAGGCGGGCCGAGCGCGATCGCGCTGAGTTTGTGGTGGTTTCGGCGCAAGTCGAGGCCGAAATTGCTGACCTCGATGACGAAGACCGGGCCGCGTTCCTGGAGGAGATTGGCCTGCGTGAGTCGGGACTGGACCGTTTGATTCGATCTGCCTATCACCTGCTCGGGCTGATTACCTACTTCACGGCCGGTGAGCCTGAAGTCCGGGCGTGGACCATCCGCCGCGGCACGAAGGCGCCGCAGGCTGCAGCCGTAATTCATACTGACTTCGAACGCGGGTTCATTCGCGCGGAAGTCGTGAGTTACGAGGACCTGGTTGCTGCAGGGTCGTACGCCGCTGCTCGGGAGTCCGGAAAACTCCGGTTGGAGGGGAAGGACTACGTCATGCAGGACGGGGACGTCGTACACTTCCGGTTTAACGTCTAG
- a CDS encoding DUF951 domain-containing protein: protein MPVPFELGDVLQLKKPHACGANRWKVIRLGMDIRVKCEECGHSVLIPRARFERLTRKVLMPASQGMQSVMENQQD from the coding sequence ATGCCGGTTCCATTCGAACTTGGGGATGTGCTGCAGTTGAAGAAACCGCATGCGTGCGGCGCCAATCGTTGGAAAGTGATTCGCCTTGGCATGGATATTCGGGTGAAGTGCGAGGAGTGCGGTCACAGCGTCCTCATTCCACGGGCGAGGTTCGAGCGCCTGACGCGAAAGGTCTTAATGCCGGCATCACAAGGTATGCAATCGGTTATGGAGAATCAGCAGGACTAG
- a CDS encoding ParA family protein, producing MASGRIIAVANQKGGVGKTTTAVNLGACLADLGRKVLLIDIDPQGNTTSGLGINKADVKHCIYDVIINDVPVEDAILPTQVQNLFLLPATIQLAGAEIELVPTISREVRLRRAVNPLRSRFDYILIDCPPSLGLLTVNALTASDSVLIPIQCEYYALEGLSQLLNTIRLVQKHLNTTLEVEGVLLTMLDARTNLGLQVIEDVKKFFRDKVYRTIIPRNVRLSEAPSHGRPVIHYDSRSKGAETYMDLAKEVIGLV from the coding sequence CAAAAGGGCGGTGTCGGAAAAACAACAACGGCAGTGAACCTTGGAGCGTGTCTCGCGGACTTAGGCCGCAAGGTCTTGCTGATTGATATTGATCCACAGGGAAACACAACGTCTGGCTTAGGTATCAACAAGGCCGACGTGAAGCACTGTATCTACGATGTGATTATCAATGATGTCCCTGTTGAGGATGCGATTCTGCCAACGCAAGTACAGAATTTGTTCCTGCTGCCAGCCACCATTCAACTCGCCGGCGCTGAGATTGAACTGGTCCCCACGATTTCCAGGGAAGTGCGACTGCGCCGCGCTGTGAATCCGCTGCGCAGCAGGTTTGACTATATCCTGATTGATTGTCCTCCGTCGCTGGGCCTGCTGACGGTCAACGCGTTGACGGCGTCCGATTCGGTGTTGATTCCTATTCAGTGCGAGTATTATGCTCTCGAAGGTTTAAGTCAATTGCTGAACACCATTCGCCTGGTTCAAAAGCATTTGAACACGACACTGGAAGTTGAGGGCGTGTTGTTGACCATGTTGGATGCGCGCACCAACCTGGGTCTGCAAGTGATTGAAGACGTGAAAAAGTTCTTCCGGGACAAGGTATACCGTACAATCATCCCAAGGAATGTACGCCTCAGTGAGGCGCCCAGTCATGGTCGGCCCGTGATTCACTACGACTCGCGGTCCAAGGGCGCTGAGACGTACATGGACCTGGCGAAAGAAGTGATTGGGCTTGTCTAA
- a CDS encoding DUF4446 family protein — MFASIQPYETTIILAAGVVALIALILAVSGLIGQRILKRRFKKWRTIHATADLEAVYAQTLEAVEELRSEFETLQSEVQRMRKQLRHKVSTPQVMRYNAFAEQGSDLSFSIALVDDEENGVVISSIYGREESRTYAKPIKGAVSTYPLTAEEQAVLSHVAVTEERSND, encoded by the coding sequence ATGTTTGCCAGTATCCAGCCATATGAAACCACCATCATTCTCGCCGCAGGCGTTGTGGCGTTGATTGCATTGATTTTGGCCGTCAGTGGACTGATTGGACAACGAATCCTGAAACGAAGGTTCAAGAAGTGGCGTACGATTCATGCCACGGCCGACCTGGAGGCCGTGTACGCGCAGACGTTGGAGGCTGTGGAAGAACTCCGGAGTGAATTTGAGACGCTTCAGTCCGAGGTCCAGCGGATGCGCAAACAGCTGCGGCATAAGGTATCGACGCCTCAGGTGATGCGGTATAACGCATTTGCCGAACAGGGAAGCGATTTGAGCTTCTCGATTGCGCTGGTCGACGATGAAGAAAATGGAGTTGTGATCTCGTCGATTTACGGGCGCGAGGAGTCGAGAACGTACGCCAAGCCGATAAAGGGCGCAGTTTCTACCTATCCCCTGACGGCAGAAGAACAAGCGGTCCTGTCGCATGTTGCTGTCACGGAGGAACGTTCAAACGATTGA
- a CDS encoding MazG-like family protein, with the protein MPNPDPHVQIARKLQSMETAKVELVRQVAEVLHAIQRGSEREMTQTLGGVVAVTYFLAHQLGLSFTAVDRAAAEGLPRSLLVDAVDVADFETIQRHLGTTR; encoded by the coding sequence GTGCCGAACCCGGACCCACACGTTCAAATTGCCCGCAAACTGCAATCGATGGAAACGGCCAAGGTCGAACTGGTTCGCCAGGTGGCAGAAGTCCTTCATGCGATTCAGCGCGGCAGCGAACGCGAAATGACACAGACACTCGGCGGTGTGGTGGCTGTGACCTATTTCCTGGCCCATCAGCTGGGGCTATCGTTCACCGCGGTCGATCGCGCAGCTGCGGAAGGGCTTCCGCGCTCCTTGTTGGTCGATGCCGTCGATGTCGCGGATTTTGAAACCATTCAACGACACCTGGGAACGACGAGGTGA
- a CDS encoding ParB/RepB/Spo0J family partition protein: protein MSKRAALGKGLEALIPQLNVDEADVVSSVEIGLLRPNPYQPRRVFNEEKLEELKASIQQHGIIQPLIVRKSSVRGYDIVAGERRFRAAQMAGLHEVPVVVRDFSDVELMEVAIIENLQREDLNAIEIAEAYANLMEKCHLTQEQLAERVGQSRSHVANMLRLLQLPEVVREHVSRGTLSMGHARALLAVEDKEAQVQLARRAAAEEMSVRKLEEVVYRPKTNVSRETKRRPNELAYRRYEEQFRSVLGTSVKIHPGKKRGKIEIEYFSEEDLDRILHLLSSSSTE, encoded by the coding sequence TTGTCTAAACGTGCTGCGCTGGGCAAAGGACTGGAGGCGCTGATTCCGCAGTTGAATGTGGATGAGGCAGATGTGGTGTCATCGGTAGAAATCGGCTTGCTTCGACCAAACCCCTATCAACCCCGTCGTGTATTTAACGAGGAGAAGTTGGAAGAACTCAAGGCATCCATTCAGCAGCATGGCATCATCCAGCCGCTGATTGTTCGGAAGAGCTCGGTGCGCGGTTATGACATTGTCGCGGGTGAGCGGCGGTTTCGTGCGGCCCAGATGGCCGGGCTGCACGAGGTTCCAGTTGTGGTGCGCGACTTCAGCGATGTCGAGCTGATGGAAGTCGCGATTATTGAGAACCTGCAGCGCGAAGACCTGAATGCCATCGAAATCGCAGAAGCTTATGCAAATTTAATGGAGAAGTGCCATCTGACGCAAGAACAACTGGCGGAACGGGTGGGGCAGAGCCGGAGTCACGTTGCGAACATGCTGCGGCTGTTGCAACTGCCGGAGGTCGTGCGGGAACATGTTTCACGTGGAACATTGTCGATGGGACACGCGAGAGCGTTGCTGGCCGTGGAGGATAAAGAGGCACAGGTTCAGTTGGCGAGGCGCGCTGCGGCGGAAGAAATGAGCGTCCGCAAGTTGGAGGAAGTGGTCTACAGGCCGAAGACCAATGTTTCACGTGAAACAAAACGACGACCGAACGAATTGGCGTATCGCCGCTATGAAGAACAGTTCCGAAGTGTTCTTGGAACTTCGGTGAAGATTCACCCTGGGAAGAAGCGCGGTAAAATCGAAATCGAGTACTTCTCGGAGGAAGACCTTGACCGGATTCTGCATCTGCTCTCCAGTTCATCTACAGAATAG
- the rpsR gene encoding 30S ribosomal protein S18 has product MPRKGRGGKRRKVCQFCVDKIAQADYKDTNRLMKFLTDRGKILPRRISGNCARHQRQVTVAIKRARQVALLPYTTE; this is encoded by the coding sequence ATGCCGCGTAAAGGCAGAGGCGGAAAGCGCCGCAAGGTTTGTCAGTTCTGCGTCGACAAGATTGCGCAGGCCGACTACAAGGATACAAACCGCTTGATGAAATTCCTGACCGACCGGGGAAAAATCCTGCCGCGTCGAATTTCCGGGAACTGCGCTCGCCATCAACGTCAAGTCACCGTTGCAATTAAGCGGGCTCGTCAAGTGGCGTTGCTTCCGTATACAACGGAGTAA
- the rpsF gene encoding 30S ribosomal protein S6, with translation MRQYETMYVLKPDLEPEQTAEVVAKYQSLVTEHGGQIDELQEIGKRRLAYEIDHQREGYYVLMQYSTDTNLTQELERVMRIDDAILRYLTVRIGE, from the coding sequence TTGCGCCAATACGAAACGATGTATGTATTGAAGCCCGACCTGGAGCCCGAGCAGACCGCTGAAGTGGTAGCCAAGTATCAATCTCTGGTTACCGAGCACGGCGGACAAATCGACGAGCTTCAGGAAATTGGGAAACGCAGACTCGCATACGAAATTGACCATCAGCGCGAGGGGTACTACGTTTTGATGCAGTACTCGACGGACACGAATTTGACTCAGGAGCTTGAACGCGTCATGAGAATCGACGATGCGATTCTACGTTATCTCACGGTGCGTATAGGCGAATAG
- the ssb gene encoding single-stranded DNA-binding protein, with protein sequence MLNRVILIGRLTQDPELRYTNSGTAVASFSLAVDRARPNQAGERETDFINIVVWQKQAELCAQYLHKGRLAAVDGRLQIRSYENREGQKVRVAEVVAETVRFLDRGDRTDNAFAQSAPASMPAGAPMSRPRPEPKTPQYDDDPFADDSQMIDISDDDLPF encoded by the coding sequence ATGTTAAACCGGGTGATTCTCATTGGCAGACTGACGCAAGACCCAGAACTGCGGTACACGAACTCCGGAACGGCGGTTGCCTCGTTCTCGCTGGCAGTCGACCGTGCGCGTCCGAACCAGGCTGGTGAACGCGAAACGGACTTCATCAATATCGTAGTCTGGCAAAAGCAGGCGGAGCTTTGCGCACAGTACTTGCACAAAGGACGTTTGGCAGCTGTGGACGGCCGCCTGCAGATTCGAAGCTATGAGAATCGCGAAGGGCAAAAGGTTCGTGTGGCAGAAGTCGTCGCCGAAACGGTGCGTTTTCTCGATCGCGGCGATCGCACTGACAATGCGTTCGCGCAAAGTGCACCGGCGAGCATGCCTGCCGGCGCGCCCATGTCCCGACCCAGACCGGAACCGAAAACCCCTCAGTACGACGATGATCCATTTGCTGACGACAGCCAAATGATCGACATATCGGATGACGACTTGCCATTCTGA
- the rplI gene encoding 50S ribosomal protein L9, producing the protein MKVIFLSDVKGQGKQGEVKNVSEGYARNFLFPKKLAVEANAANLQQLNAQKQAEERKQAQELEHARQLKSQVESLRVVVRTHAGEGGRLFGAITSKHIGDALHELGVEIDRRKIVLSEPIKSLGGHKVDIKLHHDVTASITVFVEADSEKH; encoded by the coding sequence ATGAAAGTGATTTTCTTGAGTGATGTCAAGGGGCAAGGAAAACAAGGAGAAGTCAAGAACGTTTCCGAAGGCTACGCGCGGAACTTTCTGTTTCCAAAAAAGCTTGCCGTCGAGGCGAACGCGGCCAATCTCCAGCAGCTCAACGCCCAAAAACAGGCCGAAGAACGCAAGCAGGCGCAGGAACTCGAACATGCCAGGCAGCTGAAGTCTCAGGTGGAGTCCCTGCGTGTTGTGGTTCGCACGCACGCGGGAGAGGGCGGCCGCCTGTTCGGCGCCATTACCTCCAAGCACATTGGGGATGCGCTGCATGAGCTGGGTGTCGAGATTGACCGCCGTAAAATCGTCTTGTCCGAGCCCATCAAGAGCTTAGGCGGGCACAAGGTGGACATCAAGCTGCATCACGACGTGACCGCGTCCATCACCGTGTTTGTCGAAGCCGATTCGGAAAAACACTGA
- a CDS encoding molybdopterin-dependent oxidoreductase, which produces MVRHVKTACPLDCWDTCSILAEVEDGRVVRLMGDPSHPITQGTICSRGRRLKDRLYAEDRIVHPLKRNQHGWERISWDQALDEIAHRMRETVASYGHHAILHAYDWGSGTVLKNLNQRFFYQLGGCTETVGSLCWDAGLEAQRYDFGEARSHSPEDLSNARAIVVWGRNLAVTNMHMVPYVKRAQAAGAKLIVVNPLPTDLDGRADLRIQPRPGTDGALALGVLKICRDHDWLDHRFLHSHSHGWPAFAAFLDTLDLTDVSRETDVSTADMTALAEIYGLQGPVSTLLGIGLQRHAGGGNAIRAIDALAAATGQIGVPGGGVNYANRAIKAYFDQQALSGRAGANVRAFFRGTQADEIISSDPPIQVMVVTRTNPVTQVPDTRRLVEAYQRIPCKVVIDQFMTPTAELADYFLPCTNVLEDEDFMFSTMWHGYVTYIEQAVQPRGEALPEWEIFARLADRLGFGDAMRRPLEEWLSAAMRPLEKHGISLETFREQGTIRLPLDDVPWADGKFLTPSGKFEFVSDVARQEGQKAHAEYIPPHEPFTSDASVDALHPLTLLTVHPRTSENSQHRDMPNVPEIPVVEISDELAKLRGLENGALAKLWNDQAEIMVKVRVVAGGHPWTVKMESGWWGQGVTTNHFTKTYQADFGRQTAQYDCTCEIAPTTR; this is translated from the coding sequence ATGGTACGGCATGTGAAAACAGCCTGTCCGCTGGATTGCTGGGATACCTGCAGTATTCTTGCGGAGGTGGAGGACGGACGGGTCGTGCGATTGATGGGCGATCCCAGCCATCCGATTACGCAAGGGACGATTTGCAGCCGCGGCCGCCGTTTGAAAGACCGTCTGTACGCGGAGGACCGCATTGTCCACCCATTGAAACGAAACCAGCACGGATGGGAGCGCATTTCCTGGGACCAGGCGCTCGATGAAATCGCGCACCGCATGCGGGAGACGGTGGCGTCCTACGGGCATCACGCCATTCTGCACGCGTATGACTGGGGCTCTGGGACAGTGCTCAAAAACCTCAATCAGCGTTTCTTCTATCAACTGGGCGGATGTACGGAAACGGTGGGTAGTCTGTGTTGGGATGCGGGCCTGGAAGCGCAGCGGTATGACTTTGGAGAAGCGAGAAGTCACAGCCCGGAAGACCTGTCCAATGCCCGGGCCATCGTGGTGTGGGGACGAAACCTAGCCGTCACCAACATGCACATGGTGCCCTATGTGAAGCGGGCCCAGGCAGCAGGCGCGAAGCTCATCGTGGTGAACCCGCTGCCGACCGATCTCGACGGCCGCGCGGACTTGCGCATTCAACCGCGTCCGGGCACAGACGGGGCGTTGGCGCTGGGTGTGCTGAAGATTTGCCGCGATCACGACTGGCTTGACCATCGCTTTCTGCACAGCCACAGCCACGGGTGGCCCGCGTTCGCGGCATTCCTCGATACGCTCGACCTTACGGATGTTTCACGTGAAACGGACGTGTCGACGGCTGACATGACAGCGTTGGCAGAAATCTATGGTCTGCAGGGTCCGGTGTCGACACTCCTCGGCATTGGCCTGCAGCGTCACGCTGGCGGCGGTAACGCGATTCGAGCCATTGACGCTTTGGCGGCGGCAACCGGGCAGATTGGCGTGCCGGGCGGCGGTGTGAACTACGCAAACCGCGCCATCAAGGCTTACTTTGACCAGCAAGCCCTGAGCGGGCGGGCAGGCGCGAACGTTCGGGCGTTCTTTCGCGGCACGCAGGCGGATGAAATTATCAGTTCCGACCCGCCAATTCAGGTGATGGTCGTGACCCGAACCAATCCAGTCACCCAAGTGCCGGACACGCGCCGTTTGGTGGAGGCCTATCAGCGCATCCCGTGCAAGGTCGTGATCGACCAGTTCATGACGCCGACCGCAGAGTTGGCGGATTACTTCCTGCCATGCACGAATGTCCTGGAAGACGAGGACTTTATGTTTTCGACGATGTGGCATGGCTACGTGACGTACATCGAACAAGCGGTGCAGCCGCGCGGCGAAGCGCTGCCGGAGTGGGAGATTTTTGCCCGGCTTGCGGACCGTCTCGGCTTTGGCGATGCGATGCGCCGGCCGCTGGAAGAATGGCTGTCGGCAGCGATGCGACCGCTGGAGAAGCACGGCATCAGCCTCGAGACGTTTCGGGAACAAGGCACGATTCGCCTGCCCCTCGACGATGTGCCGTGGGCGGATGGAAAATTTTTGACGCCAAGCGGGAAGTTCGAGTTCGTTTCAGATGTGGCGCGCCAGGAAGGGCAGAAGGCGCACGCTGAATATATACCGCCTCATGAACCCTTTACATCCGACGCATCAGTGGATGCCCTGCACCCGTTGACGCTGTTGACGGTGCACCCGAGAACCTCGGAAAACTCCCAGCACCGGGACATGCCGAATGTGCCAGAGATTCCGGTCGTTGAGATTTCTGACGAACTTGCGAAACTGCGGGGTTTGGAGAACGGTGCACTGGCAAAGCTGTGGAATGACCAAGCGGAAATTATGGTGAAGGTGCGGGTTGTGGCGGGCGGCCATCCATGGACTGTGAAGATGGAGTCCGGTTGGTGGGGACAAGGCGTTACTACGAATCATTTTACGAAGACGTATCAAGCAGACTTTGGCAGGCAGACCGCCCAGTATGACTGTACGTGTGAGATCGCGCCAACAACCCGATAA
- the yyaC gene encoding spore protease YyaC, whose amino-acid sequence MRDNRRDEGRTSTPATHLRVSFDDEMAVDVLTNHLDRILLSAGQRRLVIVCVGTDRSTGDAFGPIVGSKLKRAGNWPFVEVYGTLDEPVHAVNLAQTLQEIYETSRGKPLILAVDACLGKFDHVGQIMLEPGPLRPGAGVKKSLPAFGDYTLTGVVNVSGFMEYFVLQNTRLGIVMRMSEVVVAALSRSLHKIAVQRSVLSDLSSVPSMELAATEGKDTMPAG is encoded by the coding sequence GTGAGAGACAACAGAAGGGATGAAGGACGGACTTCAACCCCAGCGACCCATCTGCGAGTGTCCTTTGACGATGAAATGGCTGTGGACGTGCTGACGAACCATCTAGACCGCATCCTGCTTTCAGCCGGTCAACGCCGGCTGGTCATTGTCTGCGTGGGCACGGACCGCTCTACAGGCGATGCGTTTGGACCTATCGTCGGATCAAAACTGAAACGCGCCGGCAACTGGCCGTTTGTCGAAGTCTATGGCACTTTGGACGAGCCTGTGCACGCGGTCAATCTTGCCCAAACCCTGCAGGAGATTTATGAGACATCGCGCGGGAAACCACTCATCCTCGCGGTGGACGCTTGTCTTGGCAAGTTCGATCACGTCGGTCAAATCATGCTCGAACCCGGTCCGCTTCGCCCTGGCGCGGGCGTCAAGAAGTCACTCCCGGCATTCGGGGACTATACCCTCACTGGCGTGGTCAACGTTTCCGGATTCATGGAGTACTTTGTCCTCCAGAACACCCGCCTCGGTATCGTCATGCGGATGTCGGAAGTCGTGGTCGCCGCACTTTCGCGTAGTCTACACAAAATTGCTGTGCAGCGGTCCGTGCTGAGCGATTTGTCGAGTGTACCCTCGATGGAACTCGCCGCAACCGAAGGAAAGGATACCATGCCTGCCGGCTAG
- a CDS encoding DUF2232 domain-containing protein, translating to MNQDTSYRRERLVAALISLILLGVSLLPGFNLMMLWLFPLPLIIFHVTGAKRVSTVVAVLFAGGFLLSGFGWSAVLVAVAMYFLSFAMGDALQGSDSPYAALITGTLVFVMLELVFLAFLRWAGIDLFQDLSRQISNSAALYQAFPGVGQQSLNTFVQQELQTIQLMLPGILCMFAFLAAAVNLLLVRLVLRRTCSWQSLLLNWRMPYSIVAVYMVSLAFVLFGWFRDSSFLWPAANNAMFLGGFFLGIQGLAFLWRRLHGRQLAYLWLTLLIGLSAFLGNLFVLLGLIDSMVRARRV from the coding sequence TTGAACCAGGACACCTCGTACCGCCGCGAGCGGCTGGTTGCCGCTCTGATTTCCTTGATTCTGCTGGGGGTAAGCCTGCTTCCCGGCTTCAACCTGATGATGTTATGGCTGTTTCCGCTCCCGCTCATCATTTTTCACGTGACGGGCGCAAAGCGGGTCTCTACAGTGGTGGCCGTCCTGTTTGCAGGCGGATTTCTTTTATCCGGCTTCGGCTGGAGCGCTGTACTGGTGGCCGTGGCGATGTATTTCCTGAGTTTTGCGATGGGAGACGCGCTGCAAGGGTCAGATTCCCCGTATGCAGCACTGATTACTGGTACGCTTGTGTTCGTCATGCTGGAGCTCGTCTTCCTGGCGTTCCTGCGGTGGGCGGGGATTGACCTGTTTCAGGATTTGTCGCGGCAGATTTCGAATTCAGCTGCGCTCTACCAGGCGTTTCCCGGCGTCGGTCAACAGTCCTTAAATACCTTCGTTCAGCAGGAATTGCAGACGATTCAACTCATGCTCCCGGGCATTCTCTGCATGTTTGCCTTTCTTGCGGCAGCCGTCAATTTGCTGCTCGTCCGGCTTGTGCTGCGGAGGACCTGCAGCTGGCAATCGTTGCTGTTGAATTGGCGCATGCCGTACAGTATCGTTGCTGTGTACATGGTGTCGCTTGCATTCGTCCTGTTTGGCTGGTTTCGTGACTCCTCATTTCTCTGGCCGGCTGCAAACAATGCCATGTTCCTTGGTGGGTTTTTTCTCGGCATTCAGGGCCTTGCCTTCCTGTGGCGTCGTTTGCATGGTCGGCAGTTGGCTTACTTATGGCTGACGCTGCTGATTGGGCTCAGCGCGTTTCTCGGGAACCTGTTTGTTTTGCTCGGCCTCATCGATTCCATGGTGCGAGCGCGACGGGTGTAG